Proteins from a single region of Centropristis striata isolate RG_2023a ecotype Rhode Island chromosome 9, C.striata_1.0, whole genome shotgun sequence:
- the sac3d1 gene encoding SAC3 domain-containing protein 1 gives MNRRRAPRRISHSQRRDATSGGEWRKRNDEQWRGQGKAQVREVEEDERRDQDGKESVPRGTCQTMCPARELRDREVQNCLHRFEMLSGTERDRRPRGDPLRAVKEYSRPAAGKDSTKSTDLRPPAVLLKTVCFLIDDIAASPRLHPWTEVYSFVFDRLRGVKQDMIIQRVSGLDCVAILERTVRFLIYASYRLCGEPLRLYDPRINDTHLQENLSWLLDCYAVGEGPHPNQEEFQALGLLYNLGSARATQHIMELPERLRSSPAVTLALSINRAFLERNPVRLLRLARRLNFLQSCALHRHLTACRRDLLLIYSHGYSSRNCRFPLDGLARLLSLDTSLTARFCQVYGVEVNQDNQLVFSKAAFTEPEQGKLHCNLYHSIVAEKQRDLSIGNIIHGCT, from the exons ATGAACCGCAGGAGAGCGCCTCGGCGCAT CTCTCACTCTCAGAGGAGGGATGCAACATCAGGAGGAGAATGGAGAAAGAGGAATGATGAGCAGTGGCGAGGCCAAGGCAAAGCACAGGtgagagaggtggaggaggatgaAAGACGTGACCAGGATGGGAAAGAAAGCGTGCCCAGGGGGACCTGCCAGACCATGTGTCCCGCCCGTGAGCTGCGGGATCGTGAGGTGCAGAACTGCCTTCACCGTTTTGAGATGTTGTCAGGAACTGAAAGGGATAGACGGCCCAGAGGAGACCCTTTGCGTGCTGTCAAAGAGTATTCCAGACcagcagctgggaaagactcaACAAAATCCACTGACCTCCGTCCACCTGCTGTGCTGctgaaaactgtgtgtttccttatTGATGACATCGCTGCCTCTCCTCGCCTGCATCCTTGGACTGAG GTGTACAGCTTTGTCTTTGATCGGCTGCGTGGCGTGAAGCAGGACATGATCATCCAGAGGGTGTCAGGGTTGGACTGTGTGGCCATTTTAGAGCGGACAGTGCGTTTCCTCATCTATGCCTCTTATCGGCTTTGTGGTGAGCCCTTGCGGCTCTACGACCCACGCATCAACGACACACACCTACAGGAGAATTTGAGCTGGCTTTTGGATTGCTATGCAGTGGGAGAAGGACCGCATCCGAACCAGGAAGAGTTCCAGGCTCTTGGTCTGCTGTACAACTTGG GTTCAGCTCGTGCCACGCAGCACATCATGGAGCTTCCTGAGCGGCTCCGCAGCTCCCCTGCTGTCACACTGGCTCTTTCCATCAACAGAGCTTTCCTGGAGCGAAACCCCGTACGTTTGCTCAGACTAGCTCGGAGGTTGAACTTCCTACAAAGCTGTGCGCTGCACCGTCACCTGACAGCATGTCGCAGAGATCTGCTACTAATATACAGCCACGGATACAGCAGCCGCAACTGTCGCTTTCCTCTTGACGGACTCGCTCGGCTCTTGTCCCTGGACACATCACTCACAGCTCGATTCTGTCAGGTGTATGGAGTGGAGGTCAACCAGGACAACCAATTGGTCTTCTCAAAGGCTGCTTTCACTGAGCCTGAACAAGGGAAACTGCACTGCAACCTGTATCACAGCATAGtggcagagaaacagagagacctCAGTATTGGAAACATCATTCACGGTTGCACTTAG